The Candidatus Nitrosymbiomonas proteolyticus genome has a segment encoding these proteins:
- a CDS encoding stage III sporulation protein SpoIIIAA — translation MPATIRERLETGEDLGDLIEVVLDYGRPAEARYRERTLRWPDLFVSEHDIDFVTRSIGEFGEDNRAGIERTLHRISCIRNRHGKIVGLTCRVGRALEGTIDIIDDIVRSGASILLLGKPGVGKTTKLREVARVLADEVEKRVVIVDTSNEIAGDGDVPHPGIGTARRMQVRIPSEQHQVMIEAVENHMPEVIVIDEISTEAEANAARTIAERGVQLVATAHGQTLENLMLNPSLADLIGGIQAVTLSDDEARRRGTQKTVLERKAPPTFDVVVELVDFDRLAVHHNVQKTVDLILRGVPSRPEVRVRLEGGEVEVVQREETVDIEEPGFNKRFPALVRAPQSEPKRKRQPPVPAAPIPPKSEPTGNGQKTGLIRVFPYGVARTRLERAIRERRAPVYVTTDIQQADAVIAMRSTYQTRPKKLREIAGRDVPTIVVKSNTYAQIAAALDEVLAASGVSSESESRALDEVLGAIDMAFQTGKPFDLAPQPAPVRKKQHLLAESKKVASESIGDEPQRRLRILPIRLA, via the coding sequence TTGCCGGCCACGATCCGGGAGCGCTTGGAGACGGGCGAGGACCTCGGCGACCTCATCGAGGTGGTCTTGGACTATGGCCGTCCGGCGGAGGCGAGGTACCGTGAGCGCACGCTTCGGTGGCCGGACCTTTTCGTGTCCGAACACGATATCGACTTCGTGACCCGTTCGATTGGCGAGTTCGGAGAGGACAATCGAGCCGGAATCGAGCGAACCCTGCATCGCATCTCCTGCATCCGAAACCGCCACGGGAAGATCGTCGGACTGACCTGCCGTGTGGGGAGGGCGCTCGAAGGCACGATCGACATCATCGACGACATCGTGCGGTCGGGAGCGTCGATCCTGTTGCTCGGAAAGCCGGGCGTGGGCAAGACGACGAAGTTGCGCGAGGTCGCGCGGGTCCTCGCCGACGAGGTCGAAAAGCGGGTCGTCATCGTCGACACCTCGAATGAGATCGCAGGCGACGGCGACGTGCCTCATCCTGGGATCGGGACCGCGCGGAGAATGCAGGTGCGAATCCCCTCCGAGCAGCATCAAGTGATGATCGAAGCGGTCGAGAACCACATGCCCGAAGTGATCGTGATCGACGAGATTTCGACGGAGGCGGAGGCCAACGCCGCGAGGACCATCGCCGAGCGCGGGGTGCAACTCGTCGCTACCGCGCACGGGCAAACCCTCGAAAACCTGATGCTCAACCCCTCGCTGGCCGACCTGATCGGCGGGATTCAGGCGGTCACGCTCTCCGACGACGAGGCCAGGCGACGAGGAACCCAGAAGACGGTTCTCGAACGGAAGGCGCCGCCTACGTTCGACGTTGTGGTGGAACTCGTGGACTTCGACCGGCTTGCGGTTCATCACAACGTCCAGAAGACGGTCGATCTGATTCTGCGAGGGGTGCCTTCGAGACCCGAAGTTCGAGTGCGGCTCGAAGGCGGCGAGGTCGAGGTCGTGCAAAGGGAAGAAACCGTAGATATCGAAGAACCTGGTTTCAACAAGAGGTTTCCGGCCCTCGTTCGCGCGCCGCAAAGCGAGCCTAAGCGCAAGCGGCAGCCCCCTGTTCCAGCCGCGCCGATCCCGCCCAAATCGGAGCCGACGGGGAACGGGCAGAAGACCGGTCTGATCCGTGTGTTCCCTTATGGCGTCGCGCGGACCCGGCTCGAACGGGCGATACGCGAAAGGCGCGCGCCGGTATATGTGACGACGGACATCCAGCAAGCCGACGCCGTGATCGCCATGCGCTCGACCTACCAGACTCGTCCCAAGAAGCTCCGCGAGATTGCAGGGCGGGACGTGCCGACGATCGTCGTCAAGTCGAACACTTACGCCCAGATCGCCGCGGCTCTGGACGAGGTTCTTGCGGCGAGCGGCGTCAGCAGCGAATCGGAGTCTCGGGCGCTCGATGAGGTGCTGGGAGCCATCGACATGGCCTTCCAAACCGGGAAACCGTTCGATCTTGCCCCTCAGCCTGCGCCGGTGAGAAAGAAGCAACACCTCCTCGCGGAGTCGAAAAAGGTCGCCAGCGAGAGCATCGGAGACGAGCCGCAACGACGCCTTCGCATCCTGCCGATCCGTCTGGCCTGA